The window GCTGTGCTTCCTTCCTTTGTTGTCACAAGATGatattcttttgaatttaaaattttctccgggtcatatcgtttacttgtgtgtttaaggaccttgtctctccttctggggatgattttgatctttatcttcgacatgtaatggtccgagtctaaattagctcccctgaggactttgacattttgtatCTCCATACTGAACTTCcgtctaatagccacatggtccagttgaaattcacccaagttaggatttggtgagatccacattttttgttttctaggaagctTTTTAAAAGCTGTATATTTCAATATCATACCATGGGCTTGGCATAACTCTATAAGTGTGACACCATTTTGATTGGTTCTGTTATGCGCTGGGTATTTCCCAACTACATATCGATACTTTCTCTACTTTTCCCTATCACTGGGCTATGAAGTCTCCCATTAGTATGATGTACTTTTTAGGTACCCTTTGGATGACATCGTCAAACTGATCCCAAACGAGTTCcactttctccttgttctttctgttatcctcatttatgggggcatgggcattcacaatagtgtatattctattggtagacttgaaaaccaaagttgatagTCTTTCAGATTGGGACTCAAACTGGACCATGGAATCCAAGACGttcttgtttattatgaagccagttcctaggtgtggcatgtttttcatCACTCTTTGACCAACGTTTCCCTGGTATATCCTGAACCCTTCAGAGTCGAAGTAGTTTTCATCTATATATCTGATCTCCTGAAGTGCCGTTATGATAATTCAATGATTTCTGAGTGTGTCTGTAAGGTGTTATAACTGTCCAGTTTTAAGAAGAGAATTAGCATTGAAGGTAGCTATGCAATTTaggtatttgcatttgattttgtttgaggttccaagacgctccgactcgtctctgtgTAATgttgcagactccccagaatccgaatgtctgCTTGTGCACAACAGTGCACCTGAGGTAATCtgtttcacattacactttccCATGAACGATAAACATGAGTTTGGGGTGACCacttgagtcaccagtttacaaccaaggttgtgagccccggaggtttcttccagccgcccctaacctggggtacagaTGCTGACCTAAGGCCGCCCAATCTGGGAACAGATGCCTggggaattttatgttcttcaaccAAGATTCAGTTCTTGGAGGTAGTTCATCTGCCCTCTCTGCCGTTGGTagattcttctcttcatccgccattgagaccgttgaccagttttcacctagtaaccctaggcaaggtttgccccttccgccatctgcACCGTACAGAAGGTCATCTTCTCTGCGGTagatgccattgaggacttcacccataacccaggctaagggccatccatatttatgacccctggagagagggtgtcccagtattttaaagcccccaggaattgggctacctgttggtccgtgggttgtattgggtattttaACCAGCCTTACAAGCTGtagggaccccctatccgccacctggggacgcgctctgtaggggtcaggttcccctggttactttcggaagttaacctgacccacaaaggctgaggtggtttgcagagattattattattattattattattattattattattattattattattattggctggacaaagcaagaaaatctacttaaatttaatttctttattttctttgaaACTCCAAAAATTAACAACAGAGAAACAAGAGAAAACTTAACAATAGACAGGTTAAGAGGGTTTACAGTCAGGGAGAAATGACTCCCATTTTTCACAGGACTAGCAGTCCAAAACAGATCAAGAGGCCTTATTAATAGACAAGTAAGTCTTTGGTATGGCGTAGTCAGGCAGAAGAATTTACACACAAGTTCCTCAGCAGAGGGAATAGAGAATGATATTATTACCTAAAGGAAAGAAGCAGAAACTTCTGGAATAAGCTACCACGAGGGGATTCAAAACCTCAACTTCAGTATTACATTATAGAAGGGACTCAAACCCTGAACAACAATTTACAGTTTACAGTTTAAACAGCCTAAAGGGCCTCTAATttacatagaaaatgaatttacaAAATGAACTAATGTCTAAACATCTCTAAGTTACTTTCAGCAGAATACAGTTTCTGATCTTAAAAGCTCAAACAGCTTCCACACATGATACCCTTATTCCATAGGGTAGCCATTTCGAAAGgaggatcaaaaaaaaaaaaaaaaaaaaaaaaaaaaaaaaaaaaaaaaaaaaaaatcaggagtcAGGAGCGGCCGgagcccatactacatggccaagcaaagtaaaacaaaagttaatgGAAGAGGCTGAGAACAAAATAATAAGAGAATGCTGAATCCACTTCAAGCACttctagataataataatgataaacacACAGAGGTTAAGCCATACTACATGatgacaagaaaaaaaaaaaaaaggtaaatttgAAACAGGgaagaaaaatttagaaaatagAAACTTAGTCgccagaaaacaaagtgaataagggaaatgGGGTACACACTCAAGTGTTCTTCCATTTTACAAAGTCCCCATGAGGGGTAGTTACATTAGGTCCGCAGACAACCTAGAAAACCTACATCTAAAGTCCTAACCGAAAAAACCCTACATTAAAAATATTCAGTCAACACAAATCAGCCTAACCGTTATATCAGAGGAATGCTGGAATCTTCGCTTTGTTGCATGTAGATAAAGTTTACATAGTTAGGTTAAAGTTCTGTTTTACCTCATTCCAACCCCCAGCCTCTGAAACAGCTCCTAAAGGAGACCTTCTCCATTTACTGTAGCTCTCTTACAGTCTTGATGAATATTTATATCTTAGGCTCAAAACTCATGACTATTAAAGGGGTTTGGCTGACTGTTCTAGAACATTGAGGTTGTGTACCGTTTTGATTGGTGGAACCATATGTCATAAGGCAGTAATCTGATTGGTTGATGAAGTTTCAGAGGTAACAACTCCAAAATAACACAAAAACAACTGAAGGGAAATCAGTTATCAAACCTTGAAACATGAATATTCTCAATCAAGTTAACTACACTTCCTTACACTAGGTGGCACTAAGAATCATCAGTAGAGATATCTCATGCAAACATATTAAACTTCATGCAAGTCCCATGTCTTTCAAATGAAATACACTACAATGTCATACTCATGAAAGTATTAATCAAAATTTACTCTCTAATGGACTCTAATTCAACCAATTAAATTCTCTTTCTATTATTTTCATACGTATTGTACACATACTTATATTAATTTTCTGATGTTGCAGATCCATGACTCATCATTTGGTGGCAGCAGCTCTGATGAAGACATCCCTGGGCTGTATGGTCATCAGAGTGAGGCAGCTAATGCTTTACTGTACGTAGGATTAGGCACTGTGGCCATAGGCTTGGTCATCTCCTTTGTAGGCACAGGTGAAAAAGGCTTCAAAACTTTGGAACTGCGATTAATTGGACCTTCACTCATTGGTAGTGGCCTACTTTGCTGTCTAATTCGTATTTTTCTCTGTGTGTGCCCTTCACGATGCCTACGCCGCCGACATAAACACCGTCACCGCCATAAGAAGGAGTCAGTCAATCGACATTCCGGtcctcatcatcagcatcatcacagTTTCTTCAACAGTGGCAACAAAGGAACAGTGAATGCTACAGAAGATATTGCACTTGCAGACCAAACTTCACTTCTTATGAAAAACAATAAAAAGACAGTGTCTATTTTAACTTCTCCAGCAAATCAACCCTCAGGATCTTCCACTAATAACCAACATCAAAAGTATGAACATTTACCTCCAACAGATATTGTAGCATCCACAACTCTGTTCCTACAACATGAGAGAGAACGAGCATCCAGTGCATACAACAGCTACCAGGTTCCAGCTATAAACATTCCAAATTTTGTTGCAAACAATAGTGATGATGAGGGATCCCATCATCATAGGAGGCCACCAAAGCAGTCAGAAGGGAATCTTCTCGACTTGGAGCTGCAACAGCTGGATGGATCAAGTTTTGACATATGTAGTTTTGATAGTAGCAATAGTCAAGATAAGAGTGCTATTTTAAATGAGAATGACAGTGAGAGTAGTAAAACTGTAAAAAGTGCATCACGAAGAGAAAAGGTAAACAGACCACGAGCACCTGCTAATGCTACAACTCCAACATCTCGAACTGGTTTAGTAAATCCTGATCCAGAGGCTCACAAGCTGGAAGAGGATATGCTGTTAGCAGATGAGATTGCTGCAGAGATGGACTCCCATTCATTTAACAAAGACATGCCTTGTAGCAGTAAAAGTGTTCGCTCTATAACAAGACAAGTTGCAGCATCTTCCCCACAACATTCAGAGAAAGTTGACTTGTTGCAAAACGAAATTGTACTGAGCCCAGCAAAACTGCAACAAGATATTAGGGATCAGTAACTGAATATGAACATTTTTAACAGTGCATTTTTTTAAATCCTTCAATTAATGGGATTGCCTACCTTACCTAGTGTGCCTCTTCATTAATTATGGTATTCTGGTATTAAAATATGTATTAAATAAGTATTTCAGTTATGTGTTACTGTATATATGATGGGGAGAAACCCAGTACATAACCAGACAACATAAATACAAATGGTAGCCTACTCAATATCTGGCAAGTAAGAACGGTGAAAATTGTGATGAAATACTGATGATCACTACTTTCTAATCCCTTCAAATATTTCACTGTAACAAACAATACTTTCAAAACAGGAAAAGTAGGGCATTGTAACTCACTTCGAAATACAAGTAGTAAAACCTAGCAAAACTTAAACTGAAATGCTGACTGATATGCCACTGATTTGTGCAAACTGACAGAATTAATTGGAATAGATTAAAGATGTTCATTCCAATAGTTATATTTCTTAGTATGATAAAGAATTTATAATGTCAAACTTCCAGTAACGACACACTTAATGATCTCATTACATGTCTTAAATATGTAGGCGAACAGAACTGATTTTTAAAAGAGACCTTCACTTCCTGTTGCTCAAGTCATTTTTATAGTTCCAGAAAGTAGACAATTTAACAAACAAGTATCAAACCACCTTTTCAGACCATAACTGCTATT is drawn from Anabrus simplex isolate iqAnaSimp1 chromosome 1, ASM4041472v1, whole genome shotgun sequence and contains these coding sequences:
- the LOC136864471 gene encoding uncharacterized protein gives rise to the protein MQAALYVREKQKQRRKKLRRGRIELPSNVATKEIAPFPRYPPVRWCSQGKAAWQERDRERRVSLTEVAVNHRIKATEAHRRWMKRNRIHDSSFGGSSSDEDIPGLYGHQSEAANALLYVGLGTVAIGLVISFVGTGEKGFKTLELRLIGPSLIGSGLLCCLIRIFLCVCPSRCLRRRHKHRHRHKKESVNRHSGPHHQHHHSFFNSGNKGTVNATEDIALADQTSLLMKNNKKTVSILTSPANQPSGSSTNNQHQKYEHLPPTDIVASTTLFLQHERERASSAYNSYQVPAINIPNFVANNSDDEGSHHHRRPPKQSEGNLLDLELQQLDGSSFDICSFDSSNSQDKSAILNENDSESSKTVKSASRREKVNRPRAPANATTPTSRTGLVNPDPEAHKLEEDMLLADEIAAEMDSHSFNKDMPCSSKSVRSITRQVAASSPQHSEKVDLLQNEIVLSPAKLQQDIRDQ